The following proteins come from a genomic window of Achromobacter deleyi:
- a CDS encoding efflux RND transporter permease subunit: MSRFFIDRPKFAWVVALFISLAGLLAIPSLPVAQFPVVAPPQVTINAVYPGASASTLVDSVTSVIEEELNGAKHLLYYESSSSSSGSAEITVTFEPGTDPALAQVDVQNRIKKAEARLPTAVTQQGLQVEQASANFLMIYALTYKGDDSGKDVVGLSDYAARHVNNEIRRIDGVGKVQFFGAEAAMRVWIDPQKLLGVGLSVADVNAAIAAQNVQVPAGSFGSRPGSPEQELTATLAVKGTLDTPEEFGRIVLRANADGSSVRLADVARMEVGRQSYDFETRLNGRKAVGAAVQLAPGANAINTVKAVKERLQELSTSFPEDVAYSVPFDTSRFVSVAIEKVVHTLIEAMVLVFLVMFLFLQNVRYTLIPAIVVPVCLLGTFAVMSVLGFSVNMMTMFGMVLAIGILVDDAIVVVENVERIMAEEGLSPRDATIKAMGQVSGAIIGITMVLAAVFLPLAFMSGSVGVIYRQFSLSLAVSILFSGFLALTFTPALCATFLKPIPKGHHEEKRGFFGAFNRFFTRLTSRFESLNSRLVRRTGRYMVIYAAIVAMLGVLYTRLPESFVPPEDQGYVIVDMQLPPGATHLRTDKVVADVEQHLMSLDAMGDAFTVMGFSFSGTGQNAGIAFPTLKDWSARGKGQSANDVADSVNGRFAVIDDGTVMAVNPPPIEGLGNSGGFALRLQDRGGVGRAALTAARDELLAKANSSPVIAYAMMEGLADAPQLRLDIDRQKAEALGVGFDVINTAISSAYGSATVNDFANAGRLQRVVVQADVRDRMTPESVLKLNVPNKSGGMVPLAAFVETRWETGPVQISRYNGYPAFKIAGDARPGHSTGEAMAEIERIASELPAGIGYQWTGLSLQEKFAGSQAPMLFALAFLVVFLLMVALYESWAIPASVMLIVPIGALGSVLAVTVLGMPNDVYFKVGLITIIGLAAKNAILIVEFAKSLREQGHSLVDAAVEASKLRFRPIVMTSLAFILGVVPLALASGAGGASQRALGVGVIGGMLSATLLGVIFVPVFFVWVLSRIKARKAATPAPAAATASQE; encoded by the coding sequence ATGTCCAGGTTTTTCATCGACCGCCCCAAATTCGCGTGGGTGGTGGCTCTCTTCATCTCGCTCGCCGGCCTGCTGGCGATCCCGTCGCTGCCGGTGGCGCAGTTTCCGGTGGTGGCGCCGCCCCAGGTGACCATCAACGCGGTCTATCCCGGCGCGTCCGCCAGCACGCTGGTCGACTCGGTCACCAGCGTCATCGAGGAGGAGCTGAACGGCGCCAAGCACTTGCTGTACTACGAGTCGTCCAGCAGCTCCAGCGGCAGCGCCGAGATCACAGTCACCTTCGAGCCCGGCACCGATCCGGCGCTGGCGCAGGTGGACGTGCAGAACCGCATCAAGAAGGCCGAGGCGCGCCTGCCCACGGCCGTGACGCAGCAGGGCCTGCAGGTCGAGCAGGCCAGCGCCAACTTCCTGATGATCTACGCCCTGACCTACAAGGGCGACGACAGCGGCAAGGACGTGGTCGGCCTGTCCGACTACGCCGCGCGCCACGTCAACAATGAGATCCGCCGCATCGACGGCGTGGGCAAGGTGCAGTTCTTCGGCGCCGAAGCCGCCATGCGCGTCTGGATCGACCCGCAGAAGCTGCTGGGCGTGGGCCTGTCGGTGGCCGATGTCAACGCCGCCATCGCCGCGCAGAACGTGCAGGTGCCGGCCGGCAGTTTCGGCAGCCGGCCCGGCTCGCCCGAGCAGGAATTGACCGCCACGCTGGCCGTCAAGGGTACGCTCGACACGCCCGAGGAATTCGGCCGCATCGTGCTGCGCGCCAACGCCGACGGTTCGTCGGTGCGGCTCGCCGACGTGGCGCGCATGGAAGTCGGGCGCCAGAGCTACGACTTCGAGACCCGCCTGAACGGCCGCAAGGCCGTGGGCGCGGCGGTGCAGCTGGCGCCGGGCGCCAACGCCATCAACACGGTCAAGGCCGTCAAGGAACGCCTGCAGGAACTGTCCACCTCGTTCCCCGAGGACGTCGCCTATTCGGTGCCGTTCGACACCTCGCGCTTCGTCAGCGTGGCCATCGAGAAGGTGGTGCACACGCTGATCGAGGCTATGGTGCTGGTGTTCCTGGTGATGTTCCTGTTCCTGCAGAACGTGCGCTACACGCTGATCCCGGCGATCGTGGTGCCGGTGTGCCTGCTGGGCACGTTCGCGGTGATGTCGGTGCTGGGCTTCTCGGTCAACATGATGACCATGTTCGGCATGGTGCTGGCCATCGGCATCCTGGTGGACGACGCCATCGTGGTGGTCGAGAACGTCGAGCGCATCATGGCCGAGGAAGGGCTGTCGCCGCGCGACGCCACCATCAAGGCCATGGGCCAGGTGTCGGGCGCCATCATCGGCATCACCATGGTGCTGGCGGCCGTGTTCCTGCCGCTGGCCTTCATGAGCGGCTCGGTGGGCGTGATCTACCGCCAGTTCTCGCTGTCGCTGGCGGTGTCGATCCTGTTCTCGGGCTTCCTGGCGCTGACTTTCACGCCGGCCCTGTGCGCCACCTTCCTCAAGCCCATTCCGAAGGGCCACCACGAGGAAAAGCGCGGCTTCTTCGGCGCCTTCAACCGCTTCTTCACGCGCCTGACCAGCCGCTTCGAATCGCTGAACTCGCGGCTGGTGCGCCGCACCGGGCGCTACATGGTGATCTACGCGGCCATCGTGGCGATGCTGGGCGTGCTGTACACGCGCCTGCCGGAATCGTTCGTGCCGCCGGAAGACCAGGGCTACGTCATCGTCGACATGCAACTGCCGCCGGGCGCCACGCATCTGCGCACCGACAAGGTGGTGGCGGACGTCGAGCAGCACCTGATGTCGCTGGACGCCATGGGCGATGCCTTCACCGTGATGGGCTTCAGCTTCTCCGGCACCGGCCAGAATGCCGGCATCGCCTTCCCGACCCTGAAGGACTGGTCGGCGCGCGGCAAGGGCCAGTCGGCCAATGACGTGGCCGACAGCGTCAACGGCCGCTTCGCGGTGATCGATGACGGCACGGTCATGGCCGTCAACCCGCCGCCCATCGAGGGCCTGGGCAACTCGGGCGGTTTCGCGCTGCGGTTGCAGGACCGTGGCGGCGTGGGGCGCGCGGCGCTGACCGCGGCGCGCGACGAGCTGCTGGCCAAGGCCAACAGTTCGCCGGTGATCGCCTACGCCATGATGGAAGGCCTGGCCGACGCGCCGCAACTGCGGCTGGATATCGACCGGCAGAAGGCCGAGGCGCTGGGCGTGGGCTTCGACGTGATCAATACCGCGATCTCGTCGGCCTATGGCTCGGCCACGGTGAACGACTTCGCCAACGCCGGCCGCCTGCAGCGCGTGGTGGTGCAGGCCGATGTGCGCGACCGCATGACGCCCGAAAGCGTGCTCAAGCTGAACGTGCCCAACAAGTCGGGCGGCATGGTGCCGCTGGCCGCTTTCGTCGAAACCCGTTGGGAGACCGGCCCGGTGCAGATCTCGCGCTACAACGGCTACCCGGCCTTCAAGATCGCCGGCGATGCGCGGCCGGGCCACAGCACCGGCGAGGCGATGGCCGAAATCGAACGCATCGCGTCCGAGCTGCCGGCCGGCATCGGCTACCAGTGGACCGGCCTGTCGCTGCAGGAAAAGTTCGCCGGCTCCCAGGCCCCGATGCTGTTCGCCCTGGCGTTCCTGGTGGTGTTCCTGCTGATGGTGGCGCTGTATGAAAGCTGGGCCATTCCCGCGTCCGTGATGCTGATCGTGCCGATCGGCGCGCTCGGCTCGGTGCTGGCGGTGACGGTGCTGGGCATGCCCAACGACGTGTACTTCAAGGTCGGCCTGATCACCATCATCGGCCTGGCCGCCAAGAACGCCATCCTGATCGTGGAGTTCGCCAAGAGCCTGCGC
- a CDS encoding efflux RND transporter periplasmic adaptor subunit, translating to MAVLAASLSAGLAGCGGDNAPTAAAEPRPVQVLAVQPQRYALASTLPGRVEPVRVAEVRARVAGIVLSREFEEGADVKAGDVLFRIDPAPFKAALSRAEGDLAKADAALSDAQAVVRRYTPLVKIEAVSQQDFDTATAALKSAQAARRSAQADVETARLNLDYATVKAPISGRIGRAQVTEGALVGQNEATVMAKIQQLDPIYVDFTQPVADMLRMRTAMQTGELGQEEGAAISISIDGTDRTRSGRLLFSDIAVDRGTGQVSLRGEFANPDVLLLPGMYVRVQTRQGVDPDAILVPQRAVVRSTDGKPQVLLVGQDDVVETRAVRTGTMRGADWHIVEGLAAGDRVIVGGVNAAVPGQKVSVTAPPPADKVAAAPDAVSRQ from the coding sequence ATGGCGGTGTTGGCCGCCAGTCTGTCGGCCGGACTGGCCGGTTGCGGAGGCGACAACGCCCCGACCGCCGCCGCGGAACCCCGCCCCGTGCAGGTGCTGGCGGTGCAGCCGCAGCGCTATGCGCTGGCCAGCACGCTGCCGGGCCGGGTCGAGCCGGTGCGCGTGGCCGAGGTCCGCGCCCGCGTCGCCGGCATCGTGCTCAGCCGCGAGTTCGAGGAAGGCGCCGACGTCAAGGCCGGCGACGTGCTGTTCCGCATCGACCCGGCGCCGTTCAAGGCGGCCCTGTCGCGCGCCGAGGGCGACCTGGCCAAGGCCGACGCGGCGCTGTCGGACGCCCAGGCGGTGGTGCGGCGCTACACCCCGCTGGTCAAGATCGAGGCCGTCAGCCAGCAGGACTTCGACACCGCCACCGCGGCGCTCAAGAGCGCCCAGGCCGCGCGCCGCTCGGCGCAGGCCGACGTCGAGACCGCGCGCCTGAACCTGGACTACGCCACCGTCAAGGCGCCGATCTCCGGCCGCATCGGCCGCGCCCAGGTCACCGAAGGCGCGCTGGTGGGCCAGAACGAGGCCACCGTGATGGCCAAGATCCAGCAGCTCGACCCCATCTACGTCGACTTCACCCAGCCGGTGGCCGACATGCTGCGCATGCGCACCGCGATGCAGACCGGCGAGCTGGGCCAGGAAGAGGGCGCCGCCATCTCCATCAGCATCGACGGCACCGACCGCACTCGCAGCGGCCGCCTGCTGTTCTCCGACATCGCGGTGGACCGCGGCACCGGCCAGGTGTCGCTGCGCGGCGAGTTCGCCAATCCGGACGTGCTGCTGCTGCCGGGCATGTACGTGCGGGTGCAGACCCGCCAGGGCGTGGACCCGGACGCCATCCTGGTGCCGCAGCGCGCCGTGGTGCGCAGCACCGACGGCAAGCCGCAAGTGTTGCTGGTGGGCCAGGACGACGTGGTCGAGACGCGCGCGGTGCGCACCGGCACCATGCGTGGCGCCGACTGGCACATCGTCGAAGGCCTGGCGGCGGGCGACCGGGTGATCGTCGGCGGCGTGAACGCCGCCGTGCCCGGCCAGAAGGTCAGCGTGACGGCGCCGCCGCCGGCCGACAAGGTCGCGGCCGCGCCGGACGCCGTGTCGCGGCAGTGA
- a CDS encoding TetR/AcrR family transcriptional regulator, producing the protein MSEDAGHERLLIALAQAMVDQPRATLQELAKAVGVSKATLYRFCQTRDQLVTRLMTHSAQVMKQTLADSRLDAAPTREALRNLIEQHLAHKELTVFLMYNWKPDMEMQPDIMQSWSGYQETLDAFFLRGQREGVFRVDITAAALTELLITVITSMVDAERRGRIARLGIATVAEQMLLHGISAEPAALPPQAVATGRP; encoded by the coding sequence ATGTCCGAGGATGCGGGCCACGAACGCCTGCTGATCGCGCTGGCCCAGGCCATGGTCGACCAGCCGCGCGCCACCCTGCAGGAACTGGCCAAGGCCGTGGGCGTGAGCAAGGCCACGCTGTACCGCTTCTGTCAGACGCGCGACCAGCTGGTGACGCGCCTGATGACGCACAGCGCGCAGGTCATGAAGCAGACCCTGGCTGATTCGCGGCTGGACGCCGCCCCGACCCGCGAGGCGCTGCGCAACTTGATCGAGCAGCACCTGGCCCACAAGGAACTGACCGTCTTCCTCATGTACAACTGGAAGCCGGACATGGAGATGCAGCCGGACATCATGCAGAGCTGGTCCGGCTACCAGGAAACGCTGGATGCGTTCTTCCTGCGCGGCCAGCGCGAAGGCGTGTTCCGCGTCGACATCACCGCCGCCGCCCTGACCGAACTGCTGATCACGGTCATCACCAGCATGGTCGACGCCGAGCGGCGCGGCCGCATCGCCCGGCTCGGCATCGCCACCGTGGCCGAGCAGATGCTGTTGCACGGCATCAGCGCCGAGCCCGCCGCCCTGCCCCCTCAGGCCGTCGCCACCGGGCGGCCGTAG
- a CDS encoding aldo/keto reductase, whose translation MNYRRLGSSNLRVSPLCLGTMMFGEQTPDDEAARIVASARDHGLNFIDTADVYNDGRSEEVVGKLLQGQRHDWVLASKIGNVVGKGPNQSHYSRQWLIRGVEQSLARLGTDFLDILYLHRDYHEENLEEALWALGDLIRAGKLRSFGLSNFRGWRIAETLRLCEKLGVPQPVVCQPYYNMLNRGPEVEILPACKHYGLGVVPYSPIARGVLTGKYLPGQAPAADTRAGRGDRRILATEFREESLQIAQRLVEHSAARGVQPGHFATAWVLANPVVTSVIAGPRTLAQMDDYYAALDVTITPEDEAIVDGWVTPGHASTHGYNDPNYPFYGRPVATA comes from the coding sequence ATGAATTACCGCCGTCTCGGATCAAGCAACCTGCGCGTCTCGCCCCTGTGCCTGGGCACCATGATGTTCGGCGAACAGACGCCGGACGACGAAGCCGCGCGCATCGTCGCGTCGGCGCGCGACCACGGCCTGAATTTCATCGACACCGCCGACGTCTACAACGACGGCCGGTCCGAGGAAGTGGTGGGCAAGCTGCTGCAAGGGCAGCGCCACGACTGGGTGCTGGCCAGCAAGATCGGCAACGTGGTGGGCAAGGGCCCGAACCAGTCGCACTATTCGCGCCAATGGCTGATCCGCGGCGTCGAGCAGAGCCTGGCGCGGCTGGGCACGGATTTCCTGGACATCCTGTACCTGCACCGCGACTACCACGAGGAAAACCTGGAAGAGGCGCTGTGGGCGCTGGGCGACCTGATCCGCGCCGGCAAGCTGCGCAGCTTCGGGCTGTCGAATTTCCGCGGCTGGCGCATCGCCGAAACCCTGCGCCTGTGCGAAAAGCTCGGCGTGCCGCAGCCGGTGGTGTGCCAGCCGTACTACAACATGCTCAATCGCGGCCCCGAGGTCGAGATCCTGCCGGCCTGCAAGCACTACGGCCTGGGCGTGGTGCCGTACAGCCCGATCGCGCGCGGCGTGCTCACCGGCAAGTACCTGCCGGGCCAGGCGCCGGCGGCGGATACCCGCGCCGGGCGTGGCGACCGCCGCATCCTGGCCACCGAGTTCCGTGAAGAGTCGCTGCAGATCGCGCAGCGCCTGGTCGAGCACAGCGCGGCCCGCGGCGTGCAACCGGGCCACTTCGCCACCGCCTGGGTGCTGGCCAATCCGGTGGTCACCAGCGTCATCGCCGGTCCGCGCACGCTGGCGCAGATGGACGATTACTACGCCGCGCTGGATGTCACCATCACGCCCGAGGACGAAGCCATCGTGGACGGCTGGGTCACGCCCGGCCATGCCTCGACCCACGGCTACAACGATCCCAACTATCCGTTCTACGGCCGCCCGGTGGCGACGGCCTGA